A region of Vitis vinifera cultivar Pinot Noir 40024 chromosome 15, ASM3070453v1 DNA encodes the following proteins:
- the LOC100257486 gene encoding aspartic proteinase CDR1 → MADFDHLGLLFSIVIALSFVSVAHISAAEVKNGRFSIDLIHRDSPKSPLYNPSETPAERLDRFFRRFMSFSEASISPNTPEPPVSSNNGEYLMKISIGTPPFDVYGIYDTGSDLMWTQCLPCLSCYKQKNPMFDPSKSTSFKEVSCESQQCRLLDTVSCSQPQKLCDFSYGYGDGSLAQGVIATETLTLNSNSGQPTSILNIVFGCGHNNSGTFNENEMGLFGTGGRPLSLTSQIMSTLGSGRKFSQCLVPFRTDPSITSKIIFGPEAEVSGSDVVSTPLVTKDDPTYYFVTLDGISVGDKLFPFSSSSPMATKGNVFIDAGTPPTLLPRDFYNRLVQGVKEAIPMEPVQDPDLQPQLCYRSATLIDGPILTAHFDGADVQLKPLNTFISPKEGVYCFAMQPIDGDTGIFGNFVQMNFLIGFDLDGKKVSFKAVDCTKQQ, encoded by the coding sequence ATGGCAGACTTCGACCACCTTGGCTTACTGTTCTCCATTGTCATTGCACTCTCTTTCGTTTCTGTTGCCCATATTTCAGCTGCAGAAGTGAAGAATGGTAGGTTTAGTATTGATCTTATCCATAGAGATTCTCCCAAGTCTCCCCTCTACAATCCTTCTGAAACTCCTGCAGAGCGCTTAGACAGATTTTTTCGACGTTTCATGAGTTTTAGCGAAGCTTCAATCTCCCCCAACACGCCTGAACCGCCAGTTTCATCAAACAATGGTGAGTATCTGATGAAGATATCCATTGGAACCCCACCATTTGATGTATATGGCATTTACGACACAGGCAGTGACCTTATGTGGACACAGTGTCTACCTTGTCTGTCATGCTACAAGCAGAAAAACCCCATGTTTGATCCTTCAAAATCTACCTCATTTAAAGAAGTTTCTTGTGAGTCTCAACAATGTCGTTTGCTTGATACTGTTTCCTGTTCTCAGCCCCAAAAGCTCTGTGACTTCAGCTATGGTTATGGAGATGGGTCTCTCGCTCAAGGAGTTATTGCAACAGAAACCCTCACCCTCAACTCCAATTCCGGCCAGCCAACTTCCATTCTCAACATTGTGTTTGGCTGTGGACACAATAATTCCGGGACTTTCAATGAAAACGAAATGGGACTATTCGGCACGGGAGGAAGGCCTCTTTCATTGACTTCTCAGATCATGTCCACGTTGGGATCAGGCAGGAAGTTTTCCCAATGCTTGGTGCCATTCCGTACTGATCCCAGCATCACCAGCAAGATCATTTTCGGCCCCGAAGCGGAAGTTTCGGGTAGTGACGTAGTTTCTACTCCTTTGGTCACCAAGGATGATCCAACCTACTATTTTGTTACACTGGATGGAATCAGTGTGGGAGACAAGCTTTTTCCTTTCAGTTCCTCCTCCCCAATGGCGACAAAAGGTAATGTTTTTATCGATGCAGGCACACCTCCAACACTTCTCCCTCGTGATTTCTATAATAGATTAGTACAGGGAGTGAAGGAGGCAATTCCTATGGAACCGGTTCAGGATCCAGACTTACAGCCACAACTTTGTTATAGAAGCGCAACTTTGATCGATGGGCCAATTCTAACTGCGCATTTTGATGGTGCTGATGTGCAGTTGAAGCCTCTGAACACATTCATTAGTCCAAAGGAAGGTGTCTACTGCTTTGCCATGCAACCTATAGATGGTGATACAGGCATCTTTGGCAACTTTGTCCAGATGAATTTCTTGATTGGATTTGATCTTGATGGAAAGAAAGTTTCCTTCAAGGCTGTTGATTGCACTAAACAGCAATAA